The DNA window GAAATTCAAATATTGGAAGTATAAATAATCAAAATTTTGTAAATATACCATATAGAAAAATAAGAGATAAACTAATATATCTGTGTAAGTTATATGGAATGGAATTCAAAATACAAGAAGAAAGTTATACATCAAAAGCAAGTTTCTTTGATGGAGATGAAATTCCAATATATGATAAAGAAAATCAACAAGAATATATATTTAGTGGAAAAAGGATAAAAAGAGGACTATATCAAACAAGAAAAGGAAAACTCATAAATGCAGATTGTAATGGAGCATTAAATATTTTAAGAAAAAGTAAAGTTGTGGACTTAAGTGTCCTATACAATAGAGGTGAACTGAACACACCTAAAAGAATAAGGGTAATGTAAAGCTATCAAACTTCTTAGAAAATTTTTAAATATTTTTAAAGATTTTAGAACCCCGTGACACTTGGCTAAGCTCCTTAACTTGTTAAGGAGAGATAATGCTCAGTCGTGGGAGGTTCAGATATAAGATAGGTATAAATTATTTGACAATAAATAATATAAATAATATAATTATCGTATGAAAAGAACAAAAATTAAATTTTAATTAATTAAGGGAGGTATCATGAAGAAAAAATTTTGGTTAATTATGGCAATGGTTTTTAGTGTGCTATTTCTTGTAGCATGTGGAGGAGATCCTGATAAAAAATCGGATGTAGGATCAGGAGAAAAAAGAGATACATTAGTAATTGCACAAGGAGCAGATGCAAAATCATTAGATCCTCATGCATCTAATGACAACCCTTCTTCAAGAGTAAGAAGACAAATATTTGATAGTTTAATGGAATTAGATGATGAAGGAGTGCCTCAACCAATGTTAGCAGAGTCTGTTGAAAAACCAGATGACACAACTATCATATTTCATTTAAGAAAAGGAGTTAAATTTCATAATGGCGACGAAATGAAAGCATCAGATGTAAAATTCTCTTTGGAAAGAGCTTTAAAATCACCAGAAGTTTCTCATATTTTAGCTGGAATTAATGGTGTTGAAGTTTTAGATGATTATACAGTAAAAGTAACTACTGAAAAACCTATGGCAGCTATTTTAAATAATATATCTCACCCTACAATAGCTATATTAAGTGAAAAGGCTACCAATGAAGCAGGAGATACATTTGGACAAAATCCAATAGGAACAGGACCATATAAATTTGTTTCTTGGCAAAGTGGAGATAGAATAACTTTAGAAGCATTTCCTGACTATTGGCAAGGTGAAACACCAGTTAAAAATTTAGTATTTAGAAATATAGTTGAAGAAACAAATAGAACTATTGGACTTGAAACAGGAGAATTGGATATAATTTATGATATTCAAGGAATGGATAAAACTAAATTACAAAGTGATGATAGATTTAATTTTATAGAAGGACCACAAGTTTCTATAACTTATCTTGGATTTAATATGAAAAAAGCCCCTTATGATAACCCTAAAGTAAGAGAAGCTATATCTTATGCAATAGACCAAAAGCCTATAATTGATACTGTATTCTTAGGAGCAGGAGAAGCAGCAAACTCAATAATAGGTCCTAATGTATGGGGATATTATGATGTTGAAAAATTCACTCAAGATATAGAAAAAGCAAAA is part of the Fusobacterium simiae genome and encodes:
- a CDS encoding transposase; the encoded protein is NSNIGSINNQNFVNIPYRKIRDKLIYLCKLYGMEFKIQEESYTSKASFFDGDEIPIYDKENQQEYIFSGKRIKRGLYQTRKGKLINADCNGALNILRKSKVVDLSVLYNRGELNTPKRIRVM
- a CDS encoding ABC transporter substrate-binding protein, translating into MKKKFWLIMAMVFSVLFLVACGGDPDKKSDVGSGEKRDTLVIAQGADAKSLDPHASNDNPSSRVRRQIFDSLMELDDEGVPQPMLAESVEKPDDTTIIFHLRKGVKFHNGDEMKASDVKFSLERALKSPEVSHILAGINGVEVLDDYTVKVTTEKPMAAILNNISHPTIAILSEKATNEAGDTFGQNPIGTGPYKFVSWQSGDRITLEAFPDYWQGETPVKNLVFRNIVEETNRTIGLETGELDIIYDIQGMDKTKLQSDDRFNFIEGPQVSITYLGFNMKKAPYDNPKVREAISYAIDQKPIIDTVFLGAGEAANSIIGPNVWGYYDVEKFTQDIEKAKALLAEAGYPNGFKAKIWVNDNPVRRDTAVILQDQLKQIGIDLAIETVEWGAFLDGTARGDHEMYLLGWGTVTRDPDYGMYELTSSSTMGAAGNRSFYSNPEVDKLLEAGKTELDPEKRKDIYKQIQEIVRKDIPMYMIVYPLQNVVTKKDVKNFKLDAAQAHKLYGVSIGE